AGATGGCCGGCGTGGTTGTGGCCGTGGGCGAAGGCGTCGATGACCTGGCGGTGGGTGACAAGGTCGCCAGCTTCCCTGCCGAGAGCCCCAATGATTACCCGGTGTACGGCGAACAGATCGTGCTGCCGCGTTCGGCGCTGACGCGTTACCCGGACGTCTTGAGCCCGATTGAAGCCAGCGTGCACTACACGCCGCTGCTGATTGCCTACTTTGCGTACATGGACCTGGCGCGGGTCAAACCCGGGCAATTCGCCCTGGTGACGGACGCCAGCCACTGTGCCGGCCCTTCCTTTGTGCAACTGGGTAAGGCCCTGGGTGTGCGGGTGATCGCTGCGACCAAGACCAGTGACGAGCGCGAATACCTGCTGTCCCTCGGGGCAGAAAAGGTCATCGTCACCGAAGAACAGGACCTGCTGATGCAAGTCAACAAGTTCACCGACAACCGCGGCGTGGACGTGGTGTTTGATGGCTTGGGTGGCCCGCAGATGTCGTTGCTGGGCGACGTACTGGCGCCCCGTGGCAGCCTGGTGCTGTATGGTCTGCAAGGTGGCAACCAGACACCATTCCCGGCCTGCGCAGCGTTCCAGAAGAATATTCAGTTCTTTGTGCACTGCATCGGCAACTTCACCGGCAAGCCGGAACTGGGCATCATCCAGGACCACGTAGCCCTGCAGCGTGCCTTGCGTGACATCAACCAACTGACGGCTGACAAAGTACTGGTGCCGCTGAAAACCACGGTGTTTCCGTTCAGCCAGTTCGTGGAAGCGCACCGTTATATGGACGAATGTCCGTGCCGAGAACGTGTTGCCTTGCAGGTAGAAGCTGTTTGATCTGTGGGAATATTCTCAAGCGAGTATTCCTTCCCCCGGGCGCATGGGGCAAATGCGCCATTTGACAGGATTTAACCTGCTCATCGCTGGAACCGGGATTTCTAGGTTTCAGCCCGATAAATCACCTGTTTACCCCTGACGCCGCCCTGAATTCCAGCGCGGCGTTGTCGTGTCCGGGCATTCGATATTCAGGGCGCGCCGCCGTCTGAACTGGTTTTAGTCCAGGTTCTGTATCTGTTAATCATTATTCAAGCGCTGATAATTGCCCCTCAACTTTCATCTCAAGGATTGAGCAATGATTGAATATCTGAAGTCGCCCCGTGCACCCGTTACGTTCAATAACGCCCGGTATACCCGTTCAGGCGAAACACTATTAATTAAGTTGGTTTTGTCGGATGGTTCTTTAATTTTTAAGTTAAAACAGGGTAGGAGCTTGTCGGACCATTCCTAAGACCGCCCTTTTTGACTGCGCACCCCGGTTGGGTGGCGCGCTTGCAGGCTGGAAGCCTCGAAGCGCCCGCTCGCAAACCGGGCCCGGTGCTAATCTCCATTGAATGTCACATGTTGTAACGCCCCTCAGAAACAACAGGTCAGGCAACTGCCGTTAACGGTTGCCCGAAACTGATATTTCAACTCAGGTAGTAGAACTATGAGCGCTATTCACGAACAAGCCATGAACTATGTCTATCAACAAGTATTACAACGCTTGGTTGGGCATTTCTCTCGAACAGAACGCACCTCGCTTCAGTTATTGATTCAACGCATTGTGGTAGCGGCAGGCGGCATGGAGCGGATCGGTGAATATAAAGTGCTGTTGGCGCATGGTGCGGGTGCTGGCAGCAGCTATGTCTTGACGTTGTTGCGCGCGGCCCAGTTGACGCTTGCGGGCCGGGCGCCGGGCACGTTCCAGTTGCGCGTGGCTACCTTGCGCCATGCCGGCATGACGCAAACCGCGCTGGACACGCTGCATCGCGGCTATAGCGCGTTGTTTTTGCATGACGACCCGCGTGTCGAACTGCTGATGGTGGAGAACCGCGAAGTGTTGCCGTTCAACCACCTGCGTCCGGCATCGGCAACCGCGCGCGATAACAGTCGGCGCAATGTGCTGATGGTGGGGCACCAGACCTCGGGCGATCTTCGTCAAACCCTGTGCAACGACGCCTACCTGGCCCTCGGCGACTTTTACCAGCGCGTCACCACGTGCAATGGCGGCGTGCATGCATTGGTCAGCGGTGATTCTGCTCGCAAGCAACGCGAATACCTGGCGTGGTTGAAAAGGGCCGCACTGTTGGCCGGTGCAACGCTCCCGGAGCAAGAGCCCCTGGTGCTCAGCGGCCTGTTCGCACGTATGGACGAGTGGAGTAACGTGTATTACGGCGACCTGTATGGCGAGCACTACGAAAAAGTCGACACGTGCGACACAGACGCACCCCGCCACCTGGCCTATGTCAGCGTTGCCGACTTGATGGAGGAGGTCGACTACCCGGGGGGTTCGCTGTTGCGGCAGTTTATGGCCTATCAACCGGACGAGTTTGGCTTTCATTTCAGCCACGCGAGTTGCGCGAACCCTTTGCTGATGGCCCATCTACGAGGCTTGCAAGCCGAGTGCCTGCGGGAACTGGACTACGAGGAGGGCGCACAGGGCTTTATGCAGCAGGCCGCGCTGTTCATGCGGCACAAGCAGATTCCCGAACATCTGATAGCCCAGGCAGCGACCCCGGATGGCCGCGCGTTGTCGGCCGGCTACGCCCAGGCAATGTTTGGCCTGGATGACAATCAATTGAATTGCCTGATGTTTTCGCCGTTTATCGGCCACGGCGAGCGCCTCGAAAGCTTTTTGCGCGAATGCCACCCCGGCATGCTGGTGGCACTTGCGGAGCTGCACAAGGCACTGCAAGGCAAGCCGGTGGCCGAGATGCTCGTGCAATGGGCCATCGACATCAGTGGGCTACCGCTTCACCTGCTGCAACACCTCTACCGCAAGCGACCTGCCGCAGCGGTGCCGTGCATGGCACCGCCGCAGCACGCTACCGCCGCCATGGCAACCCGCCAATTGGCCGGGCGTTAACGGGGTGGTAGCGGGTGACCCGCGATGAGGCGCAAGGATGACCGGCAAACGGAGTTTGCCTACCAGGCGGTGTATCGCTACATGATCAACCTCATCAACGAGGTGGGTACCGATGCCCGGGTAAAATTGCCGTCACTGCGGCAGTTATCGGAGCGCCTGAACGTCTCGATCTCGACCATTCAATACGCCTACTCGCTGCTGGAGAAGGAAGGCCGGGTGTATTCGGTGGCCAAGTCAGGCTACTACGCCTGGCCGGTGTTGAACAAACCGCCAGGCAGCAGCGGGGGTGACCTGCTGGAGCGCCTCTACGCCAGTGCACGGCGCCCGGGAATGTTGGTGCTCAGTGCCGATGAGCCAGCACTTGGGGCGTCTCTGGATGGGGCACTGTTGCTGCTCGAGCGCGAACTCTTGCGGCACTACCCAAGTCACCTGCAGCCATGGTCGCAGCCGTGCGGCGTCTGGGAATTGCGCGCGGCGCTCGCGGCGCGCTACACCTCGTCGCCGACCCGCTGCTGGCAGGCGGATGAGGTTTATATCGGCGCCGATCTGCGTGGGGTGCTGGAAATTCTGATCGAGGTGCTTGGGCTCAAAGGCGCCGCAATCATCGTGGAGTCACCCTGCGACTGGCTGATTCTGCGATTGTTGCAGGGCGCGGGGGTGAAGATTGTTGAATTGCCTTTCACCGCGCAGGATGGCCTGGACCTGGCGGCGCTGGAGCAATTACTCGGTACCGAGCCGGTTCAACTGGCGTTGCTGTCCTCCAGCGTCAGCCTGCCGTCAGGCATCGTCCTGCCCAACCATGACCGCACTGAGTTGGTTCGGTTGCTGAACCAGCATGGTTGTTGGTTGTTAGAAAATGACAGCCATGGCGACCTGGCCTTCGAGCAGCCCATCACGGCGTTGCGGGACCTGGCCAACCCTGAACGGCTGATGGTGTTTTCCACCTTCGAGAAAGCGCTCGGGCCTGAAGCGCCGTTTGGCTATTTGCTGTCGCGCCACTTCAGCGGTGAGCTGCAACGCCAATTTTTGCTGCGCGCGTTCCGGTTGTCATCCATTCGCCAGCGGGCGATTGCGCGGCTCTACCAAAGCGGCAGAGTCGACCAGCATCTGCGGGAGTTGCGACCCAGGCTCAAAGAACAGGCCCGGGTAATGAGCCGGTACCTGGATGAGCACCTGGGGCAACAAGTGAGTTACCGAATGCCGGTTGCTGGCGCTACCTTCTGGTTACGCTCAACCGCGCCGGTGGACATGCGCCAAGTGTTCCAGCGCCTGCTCGCCCGGCAGGTGGTGATAGCGCCAGGAGAGTTGTTCAGCATCAGCGGCCTGCACTGCCAGCATCTGCGACTGAGCCACACCGTTGAGGGTCCCCATCACCTGGAGAATGCCTTGGTTGAACTGGCCCTGGCGTTGAGGCAGGCACAGACCGGTACTGAATGAAATTTCGCTGATTGTTGTAGGATTTATAACGTCGCGGAGCAGTCCAACTCTCAGTAAACTGCATTCTTTTTCCGAATCCTTACTCTTTCAGAGGTTTATGCATGACTCTCAGTCCTTTTGCGGGCAAGCCGGCACCAGCTCAACTGCTGGTAGACATCCCGCGACTGGTAACGGCCTATTACACCGGCCAACCTGATGCAGCGATCTCCACCCAGCGCGTCGCCTTTGGTACCTCCGGGCATCGTGGCAGTTCGTTCGACCTGAGCTTCAATGAATGGCACGTGCTCGCCATCAGCCAGGCAATTTGCCTTTACCGTGAAGCCCAGGGCATCAACGGCCCTTTGTTTGTCGGCCTGGACACCCACGCACTGTCTACCCCAGCCGGCGCCAGCGCCCTGGAAGTGCTGGCGGCCAATGGCGTGCACGTGATGTTGGCCGAAGGCGATGAGTACACCCCGACACCGGCGATTTCCCACGCCATTATTTGCTACAACCGTGGTCGCACCAGTGGCCTGGCCGACGGCATCGTTATCACGCCGTCCCACAACCCGCCACAAAGCGGCGGCTACAAGTACAACCCGCCTAATGGCGGCCCGGCCGATACCCACGTCACCAAGTGGATCGAAGCCAAGGCCAACGAACTGCTGGCCAACAAGCTGGCCGGGGTCAAGCGCATTACTCACGCCCAGGCGCTCAAGGCCGACACCACTCATCGCCACGACTACCTCAACACCTACGTGGCCGACCTGGTCAACGTCATCGATTTTGATGCCATCCGCAACGCCGGCTTGCGCCTGGGCGTCGACCCGCTGGGCGGAGCAGGGGTGCGCTACTGGTCGGCCATCGCCGAACACCATCGCCTTAACCTTGACGTGGTGAACACGCAAGTCGACGCCACCTTCCGCTTCATGAGCGTCGACTGGGACGGCCAGATCCGCATGGACCCATCCTCCAGCTACGCCATGCAGGGCTTGATCGGCCTCAAGGACCGCTACGACGTGGCGTTCGCCTGCGACCCGGACCACGACCGCCACGGCATCGTGACGCCATCCGGTGGCTTGCTGGCGCCGAACAACTACCTTGCAGTGTCTATCGATTACCTGTTCCAAAACCGCCCGCAATGGCGCGCCGATGCTGCGGTGGGCAAAACCGTGGTCAGCAGCGGCTTGATTGACCGAGTGGCCAAACGTATTGGCCGTCGCCTGTACGAAGTGCCAGTGGGCTTCAAGTGGTTTGCCGACGGCCTGTTCGAAGGCTCACTGGGGTTTGGCGGCGAAGAAAGCGCCGGTGCCTCGTTCCTGCGCAAGGACGGCAGCGTCTGGAGCACTGACAAGGATGGCTTGATCCCGGCGCTGCTGGCGGCGGAGATGACCTCGCGCAAAGGCCAGGACCCGAGCCAGATCTACCGTGGGCTGACGGATGCGTTGGGTGAGCCGTTCGCCATTCGTGTGGATGCCAAGGCCACGCCGGCGCAGAAAGCCCTGCTGGGCAAGCTGTCGCCGGACCAGGTGACGTCCACGCAGTTGGCCGGGGAAAGCATTCAGCAGATCCTCAGCCATGCACCGGGTAACGACCAGGCAATCGGCGGGCTGAAAGTCATGACCGAAAACGGCTGGTTCGCCGCGCGGCCATCGGGTACCGAAGACATCTACAAGATCTACGCCGAGAGTTTTATCGGTGAGGATCACCTCAAGCAACTGGTGGAAGAAGCGCAGGTGTTGGTGGACGGGGCGATCTCGGCTAACTGATACCCAACCTGTGACTGATTGACCTGTGGCGAGGGAACTTGCTCCCGCTGGACTGCGTAGCCGTCCCATTTTTGGGGGCGCTTCGCACCCCAGCGGGAGCAAGCTCCCTCGCCACATTCAACCTCGGTCAGGCGAGGTCGACCAACACGATCTCGCTGTCTTCAATCGCCGTCACCCGCAACAGCTGTTCATCCTCAACCGCCACGCCGTCCCGAGCTTGTGCACGCAAGCCATTGACTTCAATCACCCCGGTGGCCGGCACCAGGTAGGCGCGGCGCCCGCTTTCCAGCCGATACTCGGCACTTTCACCGGCTTTCAGGTTGGCCGCCACCAAACGTGCATCAGCACGAATGCGCAGGCTTTCGCTGTCTCCAGCCTTGCCACTGGCCAGGGTTACAAACCCTTCGCGGTCGCCCTTGGGAAATGGCTTGGCACCCCACGATGGTGGCAAACCGGCTTCGTTGGGAATAATCCAGATCTGGAAAATCTTGGTGGGCGTGGCTTCCAGGTTGTATTCACTGTGGGCGATCCCGGTGCCGGCGCTCATCACTTGCACGTCGCCAGCCTCGGTACGGCCCTTGTTGCCCAGGTTGTCGGCATGGCTGATGGCGCCTTCGCGCACATAGGTGATGATTTCCATGTCCCGGTGCGGGTGTTGCGGGAAGCCGGTGCCCGGTGCGATGAGGTCGTCGTTCCATACCCGCAGGTTGCCCCAGTGCATGCGCTTGGGGTCGTGGTATTCGGCGAAGGAAAAGTGGTGGTGTGCGTCCAGCCAACCGTGATTGGCGCCGCCCAGCGTATTAAAAGGTCGAAGTTCAAGCATGATCGTCTCCTGTGGATGGGAGCCATGATCCAATAGCGCTAGATCGATAAAAAGCGTAAAAACTGCCGGATTCCTATCGAATACTTCGATGCCTATGCTCAGGGGTTATCTTCACTTCATCGCCTAACTGCATGAGCGCAAAGCAATTGGCTGGAACTGTGGGGCATTTGCGGCGAACATAGGGCTCTTGTCCGAGTTAAAGCATCGCAGGAGTCCGCGTGCCGCAACACACCCCCGATCTGCCTCCCGAACTGCGGCCGCTGGCCGAAATGCCCCTGTTGAAACGGCTTGCTGCCCGATTGTTTGGCCACGGCCTGACGCGGCTGCGCGCCCAGCACCGTTTCTCCTGGCTGCACGGCCAGGCCGACGGATTTCGCAGTGGCCACACCGCCGGTGTGGAGTATGGCTATCAGGAAGGCAAGGCAGACGGCATCGAAGAAGGCCGCCAGGTCCTGCTGATTCGCGACTTCCGCCCGG
This genomic window from Pseudomonas sp. Bout1 contains:
- a CDS encoding zinc-dependent alcohol dehydrogenase family protein; this translates as MSRTIRFHKFGPAEVLKCEEHAAAKPAPGEVQVRVEAIGISWYDILWRQNLASSHARLPSGLGHEMAGVVVAVGEGVDDLAVGDKVASFPAESPNDYPVYGEQIVLPRSALTRYPDVLSPIEASVHYTPLLIAYFAYMDLARVKPGQFALVTDASHCAGPSFVQLGKALGVRVIAATKTSDEREYLLSLGAEKVIVTEEQDLLMQVNKFTDNRGVDVVFDGLGGPQMSLLGDVLAPRGSLVLYGLQGGNQTPFPACAAFQKNIQFFVHCIGNFTGKPELGIIQDHVALQRALRDINQLTADKVLVPLKTTVFPFSQFVEAHRYMDECPCRERVALQVEAV
- a CDS encoding PLP-dependent aminotransferase family protein, which encodes MRRKDDRQTEFAYQAVYRYMINLINEVGTDARVKLPSLRQLSERLNVSISTIQYAYSLLEKEGRVYSVAKSGYYAWPVLNKPPGSSGGDLLERLYASARRPGMLVLSADEPALGASLDGALLLLERELLRHYPSHLQPWSQPCGVWELRAALAARYTSSPTRCWQADEVYIGADLRGVLEILIEVLGLKGAAIIVESPCDWLILRLLQGAGVKIVELPFTAQDGLDLAALEQLLGTEPVQLALLSSSVSLPSGIVLPNHDRTELVRLLNQHGCWLLENDSHGDLAFEQPITALRDLANPERLMVFSTFEKALGPEAPFGYLLSRHFSGELQRQFLLRAFRLSSIRQRAIARLYQSGRVDQHLRELRPRLKEQARVMSRYLDEHLGQQVSYRMPVAGATFWLRSTAPVDMRQVFQRLLARQVVIAPGELFSISGLHCQHLRLSHTVEGPHHLENALVELALALRQAQTGTE
- the pgm gene encoding phosphoglucomutase (alpha-D-glucose-1,6-bisphosphate-dependent); the encoded protein is MTLSPFAGKPAPAQLLVDIPRLVTAYYTGQPDAAISTQRVAFGTSGHRGSSFDLSFNEWHVLAISQAICLYREAQGINGPLFVGLDTHALSTPAGASALEVLAANGVHVMLAEGDEYTPTPAISHAIICYNRGRTSGLADGIVITPSHNPPQSGGYKYNPPNGGPADTHVTKWIEAKANELLANKLAGVKRITHAQALKADTTHRHDYLNTYVADLVNVIDFDAIRNAGLRLGVDPLGGAGVRYWSAIAEHHRLNLDVVNTQVDATFRFMSVDWDGQIRMDPSSSYAMQGLIGLKDRYDVAFACDPDHDRHGIVTPSGGLLAPNNYLAVSIDYLFQNRPQWRADAAVGKTVVSSGLIDRVAKRIGRRLYEVPVGFKWFADGLFEGSLGFGGEESAGASFLRKDGSVWSTDKDGLIPALLAAEMTSRKGQDPSQIYRGLTDALGEPFAIRVDAKATPAQKALLGKLSPDQVTSTQLAGESIQQILSHAPGNDQAIGGLKVMTENGWFAARPSGTEDIYKIYAESFIGEDHLKQLVEEAQVLVDGAISAN
- a CDS encoding pirin family protein, with protein sequence MLELRPFNTLGGANHGWLDAHHHFSFAEYHDPKRMHWGNLRVWNDDLIAPGTGFPQHPHRDMEIITYVREGAISHADNLGNKGRTEAGDVQVMSAGTGIAHSEYNLEATPTKIFQIWIIPNEAGLPPSWGAKPFPKGDREGFVTLASGKAGDSESLRIRADARLVAANLKAGESAEYRLESGRRAYLVPATGVIEVNGLRAQARDGVAVEDEQLLRVTAIEDSEIVLVDLA